One genomic window of Candidatus Pseudobacter hemicellulosilyticus includes the following:
- a CDS encoding polymer-forming cytoskeletal protein, whose amino-acid sequence MFHQKSKSETTHEAPTPSGASIIAAGTTLKGDINSNGDIRIDGHLQGNIHCSAKVVIGSNGHVAGDIGGQQADIMGRVTGTIKVKELLQLKGGCQVSGNIHAGKLQIEPSANFNGQCHMNQEPVHNAAASNGVADKKLEKLVAAQA is encoded by the coding sequence ATGTTCCACCAAAAATCCAAATCCGAAACCACTCACGAAGCGCCCACTCCCAGCGGCGCCAGCATCATTGCAGCGGGCACCACGCTCAAAGGCGATATCAACAGCAATGGCGATATCCGCATCGATGGTCATCTCCAGGGTAATATTCATTGCAGCGCCAAAGTAGTGATCGGCTCCAACGGTCATGTTGCCGGCGATATCGGCGGCCAGCAGGCGGATATCATGGGCAGGGTTACCGGCACTATCAAGGTAAAAGAGTTGCTGCAACTGAAAGGCGGCTGCCAGGTGAGCGGCAATATACACGCCGGCAAGCTGCAGATTGAGCCCAGCGCCAACTTCAACGGCCAATGCCATATGAACCAGGAACCAGTCCATAACGCTGCCGCCAGCAACGGCGTAGCAGATAAAAAGCTGGAAAAACTGGTGGCAGCACAGGCCTAA
- a CDS encoding SprT-like domain-containing protein, giving the protein MPKKEAPLDYLRRYIPSGAAPRVLELLQQYTVHLTITRERKSILGDYRHATAYKNHRISVNGNLNPFSFLITLVHELAHLVTFMQYGNRVASHGKEWKSCYALLLRDFMGKQLFPPDVEQHLLHSMNDLPASSCADEGLMRLLRKYDAEDNGLVMVEAMAEGQLFALEDGRIFRKGKKLRKRFQCVEISTGKAYLFSPIYEVKEITVRKAG; this is encoded by the coding sequence ATGCCTAAAAAGGAAGCTCCACTGGATTATCTGCGCCGGTATATTCCGTCGGGCGCCGCTCCGCGGGTCCTGGAATTGCTGCAACAGTATACTGTTCACCTGACCATTACCCGCGAGCGCAAAAGTATCCTTGGGGACTACCGGCATGCCACTGCTTACAAGAACCACCGCATCAGTGTGAATGGTAACCTCAATCCCTTTTCTTTCCTCATTACCCTGGTGCATGAGCTGGCCCACCTGGTCACTTTCATGCAATATGGCAACCGGGTGGCCTCTCATGGCAAAGAATGGAAAAGCTGTTATGCCCTGCTGCTCCGGGATTTTATGGGCAAACAACTGTTCCCGCCTGATGTGGAGCAGCACCTGCTGCACTCCATGAACGACCTGCCCGCCAGCAGCTGCGCCGATGAAGGACTGATGCGCCTGCTCCGGAAATATGACGCCGAAGACAACGGGCTGGTGATGGTAGAAGCCATGGCCGAAGGCCAGCTCTTTGCCCTGGAAGATGGCCGCATCTTCCGCAAAGGCAAAAAGCTCCGCAAACGCTTCCAGTGCGTGGAGATCAGCACCGGCAAAGCCTATCTCTTCAGCCCTATCTACGAGGTGAAAGAGATCACTGTCCGCAAGGCCGGTTGA
- a CDS encoding CotH kinase family protein, protein MKPYLLLTLFLLTIASCKKDDKPQPPLAALQGFVITAEKNSALLETDLTATIKADTIVVHLPEEFVNKELVVDFSIDAADRLYYNNTRLTGNSASIKLTNGAVISVSADNKKTALYFLQLITYAEEGLRLTAFGFTTANNATLQSDIHFAVGAAGISGNLSPFLTTLVPTLSTKAAGIEFNNIPFTGKEAINFSMPVVCTLISDKGTRKAYTVTTGFDNLPRLTINTDGAVAIASKDVYVNGSLVIQGAGQYPDTTLKTQVKGRGNSTWGYPKKPYRLKLDKKAALFGLSEEKDWVLLANYIDESLVLNALAMKIGQLLEIPYTNHIVPVELYINGVYNGVYMLTEQVEVESNRVNVKDGYLLELDSYYDEEYKFRTTAYDLPVNIKYPELENNADIAAIQQSFQQLETLVAAASFPDNNYGTLIDKVSIANYLLTYMMTDNQEINHPKSTYINKTGAGKYTMGPIWDFDWAAGYEGAADHFAYYNRPLFWTTPSAGTRFFQRFLQDPEVKTLLQQKWTDFKAHKLDQLQQYRDTYIKAITAARERDYAKWGRGEAGYVSIVSKLKTWMQNRYAYLDTYIGGL, encoded by the coding sequence ATGAAACCATATCTCTTACTGACCCTGTTCCTGTTAACGATTGCCAGCTGTAAAAAAGACGATAAACCTCAGCCTCCCCTGGCCGCCTTACAAGGTTTTGTCATCACTGCTGAAAAGAACAGCGCCCTCCTGGAAACCGATCTGACCGCAACCATCAAAGCCGATACCATTGTGGTCCATTTGCCGGAAGAATTCGTCAACAAAGAACTGGTTGTTGATTTTTCCATCGATGCCGCAGATAGATTGTATTACAACAATACAAGACTGACAGGCAACAGCGCGTCCATAAAACTGACAAACGGCGCTGTGATCAGCGTGAGCGCCGATAATAAAAAAACAGCGCTGTATTTTTTACAACTGATCACCTACGCTGAAGAAGGATTACGGCTGACTGCCTTTGGATTTACAACAGCAAACAATGCCACGTTGCAATCGGATATTCATTTTGCCGTGGGCGCAGCTGGTATCAGCGGTAACCTGTCGCCCTTCCTGACTACCCTGGTGCCAACCCTGTCCACCAAGGCGGCGGGTATTGAGTTCAATAATATTCCGTTTACAGGTAAGGAAGCCATCAACTTTTCAATGCCGGTAGTCTGTACGCTGATATCGGACAAAGGCACCCGGAAAGCGTATACTGTTACTACAGGCTTTGATAACCTGCCGCGCCTGACCATCAATACCGACGGGGCTGTTGCCATTGCCTCTAAAGATGTCTATGTCAATGGCAGCCTGGTCATACAGGGCGCAGGACAGTACCCGGACACAACCCTAAAAACGCAGGTAAAAGGGCGCGGTAATTCAACCTGGGGATATCCCAAAAAGCCTTACCGGTTGAAGCTCGACAAAAAAGCGGCTTTATTTGGCCTGTCGGAAGAAAAGGACTGGGTGCTGCTGGCCAATTACATTGATGAAAGCCTGGTGCTGAATGCCCTGGCCATGAAGATCGGCCAGCTGCTGGAGATACCTTATACCAATCATATTGTACCGGTAGAGCTATATATCAATGGCGTATATAATGGCGTATACATGCTGACAGAGCAGGTAGAGGTGGAGTCAAACCGGGTCAATGTAAAAGATGGGTACCTGCTGGAACTTGATTCTTATTACGACGAGGAATATAAGTTCCGGACCACTGCTTATGATCTTCCGGTCAATATCAAATACCCCGAACTGGAGAACAACGCGGATATAGCTGCCATCCAGCAATCCTTTCAGCAGCTGGAAACACTGGTGGCTGCCGCCAGCTTCCCGGATAATAATTATGGGACGCTGATCGACAAAGTCTCTATTGCCAATTACCTCCTGACCTATATGATGACGGATAACCAGGAGATCAACCATCCCAAGAGTACTTATATCAACAAGACAGGCGCGGGAAAATATACTATGGGACCTATCTGGGATTTTGACTGGGCAGCAGGTTATGAAGGTGCTGCTGATCATTTTGCCTATTACAACAGGCCTTTGTTCTGGACCACGCCTTCAGCAGGGACCAGGTTCTTTCAGCGATTCCTGCAGGACCCGGAGGTGAAAACATTGCTGCAGCAAAAATGGACAGACTTCAAGGCGCATAAACTGGATCAGCTGCAGCAGTACAGAGATACTTATATCAAAGCTATAACTGCTGCCAGGGAAAGAGATTATGCCAAATGGGGCAGGGGAGAAGCCGGGTATGTCAGTATCGTCTCCAAATTGAAGACCTGGATGCAGAACCGGTATGCTTACCTGGACACCTATATTGGTGGATTGTAG
- the sucC gene encoding ADP-forming succinate--CoA ligase subunit beta, producing MNLHEYQAKELLKKYNVPVQEGIPVDRADAAEEAYKNLKVQYGNSFAVVKAQIHAGGRGKGKIKGTEQRGVAVGKNAEDIKQIASNILGGVLETIQTGPAGKLVNKVLVAQDVYYPGPNPVKEFYLSILLDRSKGQNVIMYSTEGGMNIEDVAHDTPEKIFKEWVHPSGGLLGFQARKIAFNLGLKGEAFKNCVKFVTNLYNAYVGLDCSMLEINPLFKTSDEKIIAVDCKMNLDDNSLMRHPDLEALRDISEEDPTEVEAGKYNLNFVKLDGNVGCMVNGAGLAMATMDMIQLSGGQPANFLDVGGTANATTVEAGFRIILKDPKVKAILINIFGGIVRCDRVAQGVIDAYKSIGNIEVPIIVRLQGTNAEEAKKLIEESGLKVQSAILLSEAAALVNKAVA from the coding sequence ATGAACCTCCACGAGTACCAGGCTAAAGAACTCCTCAAGAAGTACAATGTACCGGTCCAGGAAGGCATCCCAGTAGACCGGGCCGATGCAGCAGAGGAAGCCTACAAGAATCTTAAAGTGCAATATGGAAACAGTTTCGCAGTAGTTAAAGCCCAGATCCATGCGGGTGGCCGCGGTAAGGGAAAGATCAAAGGCACCGAACAACGCGGCGTAGCGGTTGGTAAAAATGCTGAGGATATCAAACAAATAGCCTCCAACATCCTCGGCGGCGTTCTGGAAACCATCCAGACAGGTCCCGCTGGTAAACTCGTGAACAAGGTTCTGGTAGCCCAGGACGTTTACTATCCTGGCCCCAACCCCGTTAAGGAATTTTATCTCTCCATATTACTGGATCGCAGCAAAGGCCAGAATGTGATCATGTACAGCACTGAAGGTGGTATGAACATCGAAGATGTTGCCCATGACACCCCTGAAAAGATCTTCAAAGAGTGGGTACACCCTTCCGGCGGTCTGCTCGGTTTCCAGGCAAGGAAAATTGCTTTCAACCTGGGCCTCAAAGGTGAAGCTTTCAAAAACTGCGTGAAATTCGTTACCAACCTCTATAACGCTTATGTTGGACTGGATTGCAGCATGCTGGAGATCAACCCCCTGTTCAAAACTTCTGATGAGAAGATCATTGCTGTTGACTGTAAGATGAACCTGGACGACAACTCCCTGATGCGTCATCCTGACCTCGAAGCACTGCGTGATATCAGCGAAGAAGATCCTACTGAAGTAGAAGCAGGTAAATACAACCTCAACTTCGTAAAACTGGATGGCAACGTAGGTTGCATGGTGAACGGCGCCGGTCTGGCCATGGCCACTATGGACATGATCCAACTCAGCGGCGGTCAACCTGCCAACTTCCTGGACGTAGGCGGTACTGCCAACGCCACCACAGTAGAAGCCGGCTTCCGCATCATCCTGAAAGACCCCAAAGTAAAAGCGATCCTGATCAATATCTTCGGTGGTATTGTTCGTTGCGACCGTGTTGCACAAGGTGTTATTGATGCTTATAAATCCATCGGCAATATTGAAGTACCCATCATTGTACGCCTGCAAGGCACCAATGCTGAGGAAGCCAAGAAACTGATCGAGGAAAGCGGCCTGAAAGTTCAGTCTGCCATCCTGCTCAGCGAAGCTGCCGCCCTGGTGAACAAAGCTGTTGCCTAA
- a CDS encoding purine-nucleoside phosphorylase, whose translation MSNIIDNLNKTTSFLRTFAPEAPEVGIILGSGLGNLATQIEIQAEVPYEQIPHFPVSTVQGHTGKLIFGKLGGKRIVAMAGRFHFYEGYSAEQVVYPIRVMKMLGIKCLLISNAAGGVNPDFAVGDLMIINDHISFAIVNPLLGRNYDELGPRFPDMSEPYSKALISSMKGIAAEAGIRVHEGVYFGVTGPTFETRAEYNLIKLAGADAVGMSTVQEAIIAIHSGIPVAAISVITDLGIREEENVITHEEVLQAAREAEPKLTTIFTRLIASL comes from the coding sequence ATGAGTAATATCATTGATAATTTGAACAAAACTACCAGCTTCCTCCGGACTTTTGCACCAGAAGCTCCTGAAGTTGGTATTATTCTCGGCAGCGGCCTCGGCAACCTGGCCACACAGATTGAGATACAGGCCGAGGTACCGTATGAACAGATCCCGCATTTTCCCGTTTCCACCGTGCAGGGCCATACCGGTAAGCTGATCTTCGGTAAGCTGGGCGGCAAGCGCATTGTGGCCATGGCCGGCCGCTTTCATTTTTATGAAGGCTATTCCGCTGAACAGGTAGTGTATCCCATCCGCGTCATGAAAATGCTGGGCATCAAATGCCTGCTCATTTCCAATGCGGCCGGCGGGGTGAACCCTGATTTTGCAGTGGGCGACCTGATGATCATCAATGATCATATCAGCTTTGCCATCGTTAATCCCCTGCTGGGCAGGAATTATGATGAGCTGGGGCCCCGCTTCCCGGACATGAGTGAACCTTACAGCAAGGCATTGATCAGCAGTATGAAGGGCATTGCAGCAGAAGCAGGCATCAGGGTCCATGAAGGCGTGTACTTTGGAGTAACAGGCCCCACTTTTGAAACCAGGGCTGAGTACAACCTGATCAAGCTGGCGGGCGCCGATGCCGTGGGCATGAGCACTGTCCAGGAAGCCATCATTGCCATCCATTCCGGTATTCCCGTGGCGGCTATCAGCGTGATCACCGATCTGGGCATCCGGGAAGAAGAGAATGTGATCACCCATGAAGAAGTGCTGCAGGCGGCCCGGGAAGCGGAGCCGAAACTGACCACTATCTTCACCAGGCTGATCGCCTCCCTGTAA
- a CDS encoding heavy metal translocating P-type ATPase, translating to METTPTNTIHQQIPVTGMSCAACAVSVESMVAALPGVQQAAVNFASQSLQVSYDPHQVSAEQLQQAVQSIGYDLLIDVEDPAAAQEAVQLKEFSSLRRRTLLAAALTLPVVLIGMFWMDIPYGNYIMWALSTPVLFVFGRSFFINAAKQARHGKANMDTLVAVSTGIAYAFSVFNSVYPAFWHQRGLHPHVYFETAAVIVVFIMLGKLLELRARATTSGAIKKLIGLQPDTVWLLEREAATGNGLPGEEASPLQSVTAPGQLADQVQAKRVGQPRSIPLADVRKADILLVRPGEKIPVDGRVTAGESYVDESMLTGEPVPVPKQAGDSVFAGTINQQGSFSFRAEKIGRDTVLSQIIRRVQEAQGSKAPVQRLVDKVAGIFVPVVMGIALLAGLAWFFAGGESGFTHGLLAFVTVLVIACPCALGLATPTAIMVGVGRGAEQGLLIKDAASLELAHGVDTIVLDKTGTLTTGKPILTGLQWAAGLEGRQDQLAAILLSVEQPSSHPLASAVVNHLQGQHVGTVLVGAFRNLTGKGVEARVNDQAYRVGNKALLDDWNLPIPADLQNAADSWARAARTVCFFASQQQVLAVFAIEDAVKPGSAEAVKTLQSMGIDIFLLTGDNPETAAAVAAQVGITGYKAGVSPGEKAVFVRELQAAGKTVAMVGDGINDAEALAQAAIGIAMGHGSDIAIESAGMSLLSADLRQIPKALKLSRYTVRTIRQNLFWAFIYNLAGIPVAAGILYPINGFLLNPMIAGAAMALSSVSVVSNSLLLKFKKLS from the coding sequence ATGGAAACTACCCCAACAAATACCATTCACCAGCAGATCCCCGTCACCGGTATGAGCTGTGCTGCCTGTGCAGTGAGCGTGGAATCAATGGTGGCTGCGCTGCCCGGTGTGCAGCAGGCCGCCGTGAACTTCGCCAGTCAATCCCTGCAGGTAAGTTATGATCCCCATCAGGTCAGTGCTGAACAGTTACAGCAGGCTGTACAGTCCATTGGCTATGATCTGCTCATAGATGTGGAAGATCCCGCCGCCGCACAGGAAGCGGTACAGTTAAAAGAATTTTCTTCCCTGCGCCGCAGGACCCTGCTGGCAGCTGCACTCACCCTGCCGGTAGTACTGATCGGCATGTTCTGGATGGATATTCCCTATGGCAATTATATCATGTGGGCGCTCAGTACGCCAGTACTGTTTGTATTCGGTCGATCCTTCTTTATCAATGCCGCAAAGCAGGCCCGCCATGGCAAGGCCAATATGGATACGCTGGTAGCCGTCAGCACAGGTATAGCCTATGCTTTCAGTGTTTTTAATAGCGTATATCCAGCATTCTGGCACCAGCGCGGCCTGCATCCGCATGTTTATTTTGAGACAGCGGCCGTGATCGTTGTGTTCATCATGTTAGGCAAACTGCTGGAATTAAGGGCCCGCGCTACCACTTCCGGCGCCATCAAAAAGCTGATCGGGCTGCAGCCGGATACTGTCTGGCTGCTGGAGCGGGAAGCTGCTACCGGGAACGGATTGCCCGGTGAAGAGGCTTCCCCTTTACAATCCGTCACAGCCCCGGGACAACTGGCAGACCAGGTCCAGGCAAAAAGGGTAGGGCAGCCACGCTCCATCCCGCTGGCGGATGTCCGGAAAGCGGATATCCTATTGGTTCGTCCCGGAGAAAAAATTCCTGTAGACGGCCGGGTGACAGCAGGTGAATCCTATGTGGATGAATCCATGCTGACCGGCGAACCGGTTCCCGTACCCAAACAAGCTGGCGATAGCGTATTTGCCGGGACCATCAACCAGCAGGGCAGCTTCTCTTTCCGGGCTGAAAAGATCGGGCGGGATACTGTCCTCTCGCAGATCATCAGGCGGGTACAGGAGGCGCAGGGCTCCAAAGCGCCGGTGCAGCGACTGGTAGACAAAGTGGCCGGCATCTTTGTCCCCGTAGTGATGGGTATAGCCCTCCTGGCTGGGCTGGCCTGGTTCTTTGCCGGCGGCGAATCTGGCTTCACCCACGGCCTCCTGGCCTTTGTAACAGTACTGGTCATCGCCTGTCCCTGTGCGCTCGGCCTGGCCACACCCACCGCTATCATGGTTGGGGTAGGCAGGGGCGCTGAACAGGGACTGCTGATCAAAGACGCGGCCAGCCTGGAACTGGCGCACGGGGTAGATACCATTGTGCTGGACAAGACCGGCACCCTGACCACCGGCAAACCCATACTGACCGGCCTGCAATGGGCCGCTGGCCTGGAAGGCCGGCAGGACCAGCTGGCAGCCATCCTCCTATCTGTAGAACAGCCTTCTTCCCATCCCCTGGCTTCTGCCGTAGTGAACCATTTACAGGGGCAGCATGTTGGTACAGTACTGGTTGGCGCCTTCCGGAACCTGACCGGGAAAGGGGTGGAGGCCCGTGTCAACGATCAGGCCTACCGTGTGGGTAATAAAGCCCTGCTGGACGATTGGAACCTGCCCATACCCGCCGACCTGCAAAATGCCGCAGATAGCTGGGCCAGGGCCGCCAGAACGGTCTGTTTCTTTGCCAGCCAACAGCAGGTCCTGGCAGTTTTTGCCATTGAGGACGCGGTAAAACCCGGTTCGGCCGAAGCGGTAAAGACCCTGCAGAGCATGGGGATCGACATATTCCTGTTGACCGGCGATAACCCGGAAACAGCTGCCGCAGTAGCAGCCCAGGTGGGGATCACCGGGTATAAAGCCGGGGTTTCTCCCGGAGAAAAAGCGGTCTTTGTCCGGGAGCTTCAGGCGGCCGGTAAAACGGTGGCCATGGTGGGAGATGGGATCAACGATGCGGAAGCGCTGGCGCAGGCCGCCATTGGCATTGCTATGGGCCACGGTTCAGATATTGCCATTGAGTCTGCCGGTATGAGTTTATTATCAGCCGATCTGCGGCAGATACCCAAAGCACTGAAATTGTCCCGGTACACCGTTCGCACCATCCGGCAGAACCTGTTCTGGGCTTTTATTTATAATTTGGCAGGGATACCGGTTGCGGCCGGCATACTGTACCCTATCAATGGTTTCCTGCTGAACCCGATGATTGCCGGTGCAGCCATGGCGTTAAGCTCGGTATCTGTTGTCAGCAACAGCCTGCTGTTGAAATTCAAAAAACTATCCTGA